A genome region from Maridesulfovibrio salexigens DSM 2638 includes the following:
- a CDS encoding carboxyl transferase domain-containing protein — protein sequence MDIEKKLDGLVKRVQYARDILGDAEDRRLTAFANKLDAFLETSINKTQEELWDKLNTYDESLAVLEKDIDKTLSAMDKVRIVRHSERICLEDILENVYDNYTVVGGKDDMSIDPGMVIARAYITRRVGKKVHNQPVMVVGQEKGHGQEFRNGGCIKPWGNANALRYMKVAARENIPIHTYVFTPGSYPVEDYPGAAQQIAENIYEMCGLDVPIISVISEGGSGGAEAIAMADKRLMLSHGYYSVISPEGAAAIEGRIRGGERAPSELIETCAKSQCITADDNLRFGYIDGIIREPALGARPEHFDFYKMVRSEVVRATDEVVLSVKGLRLFSKAAIKNRNKKDITDESVFVRWQISPNAKDRLLWKRYKKYRRMAQDAFDDKRSFLEKLNSAKVDAMAAAYSTVRYDMIRKYQSKIQALADEAKDEMHVVTNKFDKLKHMLLGKMGANTKSVSEVEAALTKLSVDAEPDIPPSDYRHYISPRASEDKEITCPNAEKNGCLEIWSRDLFDEFAGVCPTCGHHFPMEYRWYMANLFDWGTVREFNKSICSANPTGFPNFQERLDGAKAKTGLQSGCITYEGAIKHTKVTCATLVAPFRGGSVGAAEGEKFIRALELAGKKRYPFLAYVHGTAGIRIQEGTNGLIQMPRVTMAVRRYIESGGLYIVLYDTNSYAGPVASFLGCSPYQYAVRSSRIGFAGPGVIKETTGMDIPPDYHSAYNALSRGHIQDIWDRRDIRRNLHQAFLTVGGRNLYYR from the coding sequence ATGGATATAGAAAAAAAACTGGACGGGTTGGTCAAGAGAGTCCAGTATGCGCGTGACATTCTCGGTGATGCCGAGGACAGACGCCTTACTGCATTCGCAAACAAGCTTGATGCCTTCCTTGAAACCAGCATAAATAAGACTCAGGAAGAACTGTGGGACAAACTCAACACTTACGATGAGAGCCTCGCAGTACTGGAAAAAGACATCGACAAAACCCTGTCCGCCATGGACAAGGTCCGCATCGTACGTCATTCCGAAAGAATCTGCCTCGAAGACATCCTTGAAAACGTCTACGACAACTACACTGTCGTAGGTGGTAAGGATGACATGAGCATTGACCCCGGCATGGTTATCGCCCGTGCCTACATAACCCGCCGCGTGGGTAAGAAAGTCCACAACCAGCCGGTTATGGTAGTAGGTCAGGAAAAAGGCCATGGTCAGGAATTCCGCAACGGCGGCTGCATCAAGCCTTGGGGTAATGCCAACGCCCTGCGCTACATGAAAGTTGCCGCCCGCGAAAATATTCCCATTCACACCTACGTATTCACCCCCGGCTCCTATCCGGTGGAAGATTACCCCGGTGCAGCTCAGCAGATTGCGGAAAACATCTACGAAATGTGCGGACTTGATGTCCCCATCATTTCCGTTATTTCCGAAGGTGGTTCCGGTGGTGCGGAAGCAATTGCCATGGCTGATAAGCGCCTCATGCTTTCACACGGCTACTATTCCGTTATCTCCCCCGAGGGTGCAGCCGCAATTGAAGGCCGTATCCGCGGCGGTGAACGCGCTCCTTCCGAGCTGATCGAAACCTGTGCGAAATCCCAGTGCATCACTGCGGACGACAACCTGCGTTTCGGTTACATCGATGGAATCATCCGTGAGCCCGCACTGGGCGCACGTCCCGAACATTTTGATTTCTACAAGATGGTCCGCTCTGAAGTAGTCCGGGCCACTGATGAAGTGGTTCTGAGCGTTAAGGGTCTTCGCCTCTTCAGTAAGGCCGCCATCAAGAACCGCAATAAAAAAGATATCACTGACGAATCCGTATTCGTCCGCTGGCAGATCAGCCCCAACGCTAAAGACAGGCTGCTCTGGAAGCGTTACAAAAAATACCGCCGCATGGCACAGGATGCTTTCGACGACAAACGTTCCTTCCTTGAAAAGCTCAACTCCGCAAAAGTTGATGCCATGGCCGCAGCGTACTCCACAGTTCGCTACGACATGATCAGGAAGTACCAGTCCAAGATTCAGGCCCTTGCAGATGAAGCCAAGGACGAAATGCATGTTGTGACCAACAAATTCGACAAGCTCAAGCACATGCTCCTCGGAAAGATGGGCGCAAACACCAAGAGCGTGTCTGAAGTTGAAGCGGCACTGACCAAACTTTCCGTTGATGCGGAACCGGATATTCCGCCGTCTGATTACCGTCACTACATCAGCCCCCGTGCCAGCGAAGACAAGGAAATCACCTGTCCGAATGCTGAGAAGAACGGCTGCCTCGAAATCTGGTCCCGTGACCTTTTCGATGAATTCGCCGGGGTATGCCCCACCTGCGGACACCATTTCCCCATGGAATACCGCTGGTACATGGCTAACCTCTTCGACTGGGGCACAGTACGTGAATTCAACAAATCCATCTGCTCTGCCAACCCCACAGGCTTTCCTAACTTTCAGGAAAGACTGGACGGGGCAAAAGCCAAAACCGGACTACAGTCCGGTTGCATCACCTATGAAGGTGCCATTAAGCACACCAAGGTAACCTGCGCCACTCTCGTAGCCCCCTTCCGTGGCGGCTCCGTAGGTGCGGCAGAAGGTGAAAAATTCATCCGCGCCCTTGAGCTGGCCGGTAAGAAACGTTACCCCTTCCTCGCATACGTTCACGGTACTGCCGGTATCCGTATTCAGGAAGGAACCAACGGTCTTATCCAGATGCCGCGTGTAACTATGGCTGTACGCCGCTACATCGAGTCCGGCGGACTCTACATCGTTCTTTACGATACCAACTCCTACGCCGGACCGGTAGCAAGTTTCCTCGGCTGTTCCCCTTACCAGTACGCTGTGCGCTCTTCACGCATCGGTTTCGCTGGCCCGGGCGTTATCAAGGAAACCACCGGTATGGATATCCCGCCGGATTACCATTCCGCATACAACGCACTCTCCAGAGGTCACATTCAGGACATCTGGGATCGCCGCGACATCCGCCGCAACCTGCATCAGGCATTCCTGACCGTAGGTGGCCGCAACCTTTACTACAGATAG
- a CDS encoding MATE family efflux transporter: MNMTTADMTNSPYKTIWNLSWPQILMMLFHLMIGLVDVWVASKLGREIQASMGMISQSLFFFLVIAMATANGSVAAISQSIGAGMMLRAKRYVGLCFIIGAILGLIIFTIGFPYRNGILTILQVPEEMRYVMEYFIEVFLYLVPIYYMLIITNAVFRAQKKVMLPLYSMIIVTVTNTIGDLGLGMGMWGFPDLGYKGLAWATFGSITMGAIFNVIVLIKSGDLRRKCIAPLRWMKSAFPYLFKVAWPSGLMQLVWHSGYMVLYSITASLPENNVIALAGMTAGIRIESILFLPAFAFNMTASIIIGHYLGDGKADEAKKFGYRILFLAIGFLSITALLLWQVIYPVTSIIAPEQVVLDEAVNYLYYNMLAIPFTLTSMIMAGALNGAGATLYNLFIFAITVWGCRLPLAYFLGHEVLHSATGIWMAMLISQGVQASIIFYTFSCRNWQKFSMIKKNNKRTSNE, translated from the coding sequence ATGAATATGACCACCGCAGACATGACCAACTCTCCATACAAAACCATATGGAACCTGTCATGGCCTCAGATACTGATGATGCTCTTCCACTTGATGATCGGTCTTGTGGATGTCTGGGTTGCGTCCAAACTGGGCCGTGAAATTCAGGCTTCAATGGGCATGATCAGCCAGTCTCTTTTCTTCTTTCTGGTCATCGCCATGGCCACTGCCAATGGATCAGTGGCCGCAATAAGCCAGTCCATCGGTGCGGGCATGATGCTCAGGGCTAAGCGGTACGTAGGTCTATGCTTCATCATCGGAGCCATATTAGGGCTGATAATCTTCACTATAGGTTTTCCATACAGAAACGGAATCCTAACCATTTTGCAAGTCCCTGAGGAAATGCGCTATGTAATGGAATATTTCATTGAAGTATTCCTTTATCTCGTGCCCATCTACTACATGCTGATCATTACCAACGCGGTCTTCCGGGCCCAGAAAAAGGTAATGCTGCCGCTCTACAGCATGATTATCGTCACTGTTACCAACACGATTGGTGACTTAGGGCTCGGGATGGGTATGTGGGGGTTCCCCGATCTCGGATACAAAGGACTGGCCTGGGCAACATTCGGCTCAATAACCATGGGCGCCATATTTAACGTCATAGTGCTCATAAAATCGGGCGACCTTCGGCGTAAATGCATTGCTCCGTTACGCTGGATGAAAAGCGCTTTCCCCTACCTTTTCAAGGTAGCGTGGCCTAGCGGTCTGATGCAATTAGTCTGGCATTCCGGATACATGGTACTCTACTCCATCACTGCAAGTCTGCCTGAAAACAACGTAATCGCGCTGGCAGGCATGACTGCGGGTATCCGCATTGAGTCCATCCTGTTCCTGCCCGCATTTGCTTTCAACATGACTGCTTCGATTATCATCGGGCATTACCTTGGGGATGGCAAAGCTGACGAGGCAAAGAAATTCGGGTATAGAATATTGTTTCTGGCTATCGGATTCCTGAGCATTACCGCACTGCTGCTTTGGCAGGTAATTTACCCGGTAACATCCATCATTGCCCCGGAACAGGTGGTCCTTGATGAAGCCGTAAACTATCTCTACTATAACATGCTCGCTATTCCGTTTACCCTGACCTCAATGATCATGGCCGGAGCATTAAACGGAGCTGGAGCGACCCTTTACAACTTGTTCATTTTCGCCATCACCGTATGGGGATGCAGACTGCCGCTGGCCTATTTTCTGGGACACGAGGTACTGCATTCAGCCACCGGAATCTGGATGGCCATGCTCATATCGCAAGGAGTACAGGCATCCATCATTTTTTACACATTCTCATGTAGAAACTGGCAGAAGTTCAGCATGATCAAGAAAAACAATAAAAGGACCAGTAATGAATAA
- a CDS encoding winged helix-turn-helix domain-containing protein encodes MASDENFCPRVRLNLWLETEEGMLFGLGRAQLLEQIEKQGSLNKAAKALGMSYRAAWGRLKNTEEVLGDSLVLKTRGRKGCSLTPLGERVLEDYRQWVQEVENFAVMTARKSFPWNVASYDEDMERIAQEKKGKK; translated from the coding sequence ATGGCGAGCGATGAAAATTTCTGTCCTAGGGTGCGATTGAACTTATGGCTGGAAACAGAAGAAGGTATGCTTTTCGGCCTTGGAAGGGCGCAACTGTTGGAGCAGATTGAAAAACAAGGCTCGTTGAATAAAGCAGCTAAGGCGCTCGGAATGTCCTACCGTGCGGCATGGGGAAGGCTCAAGAACACCGAAGAAGTGCTCGGTGATTCTCTGGTTCTTAAAACCCGTGGACGCAAAGGCTGTAGCCTCACACCGCTGGGTGAGCGGGTTCTTGAAGATTATCGCCAGTGGGTACAGGAAGTTGAAAATTTTGCGGTCATGACTGCCCGTAAATCATTTCCTTGGAATGTAGCTTCTTATGACGAAGATATGGAGCGTATTGCTCAGGAGAAGAAAGGTAAGAAGTAA
- a CDS encoding DUF2156 domain-containing protein — protein MNNEFKPITLECQDEFEKALAACPQRTSDFTFANIWGWTEHYGLEISCGKSGLIHVRQTKPEVINWAPIGDWFSADWEKCELMSTPGTKFTRIPEKLALHLKEIFGDKIEITENRDHFDYIYSVQELIELRGNRFHKKKNLYRQFMKKYDYEYREITPDCVEEVLEMQLEWYRWQEEKNFSPALVAENEAIAKVLKEMDTIKNLTGGTLRIDNRIIAYTIAEPLGEDTIVIHFEKGNTYFKGVYQAINQMFLENNASDKKFVNREQDLGEPGLRKAKESYNPVHFMKKYELVVL, from the coding sequence ATGAATAACGAATTCAAGCCCATCACCCTTGAATGCCAGGATGAATTTGAAAAAGCGCTTGCGGCCTGTCCGCAAAGGACCTCTGATTTCACCTTTGCCAACATCTGGGGCTGGACCGAACATTACGGTCTTGAAATAAGCTGCGGAAAATCCGGGCTCATTCATGTGCGCCAGACCAAACCTGAAGTCATCAACTGGGCCCCCATTGGAGACTGGTTCAGCGCGGACTGGGAAAAATGTGAACTCATGAGTACCCCCGGAACTAAATTCACACGCATCCCCGAAAAACTGGCCCTGCATCTCAAAGAAATTTTCGGTGACAAAATCGAAATCACAGAGAACCGCGACCATTTTGATTACATCTATTCCGTTCAGGAACTGATTGAACTGCGCGGCAACCGATTCCATAAAAAGAAAAATCTCTACCGCCAGTTCATGAAAAAGTACGACTACGAGTACCGCGAAATCACACCTGATTGCGTAGAAGAAGTGCTGGAAATGCAACTTGAATGGTATCGCTGGCAGGAAGAAAAGAACTTCTCACCCGCCCTTGTCGCCGAGAACGAAGCCATTGCCAAAGTTCTCAAGGAAATGGACACCATCAAAAATCTCACCGGCGGAACCCTGAGAATCGACAATCGCATCATAGCCTACACCATTGCCGAGCCTTTGGGCGAAGACACAATCGTTATCCACTTTGAAAAAGGAAACACCTATTTCAAAGGCGTCTATCAGGCCATCAACCAGATGTTCCTCGAAAACAACGCCAGCGACAAAAAATTCGTTAACCGTGAGCAGGATCTCGGCGAACCCGGTCTGCGCAAAGCAAAAGAATCATACAATCCAGTACATTTTATGAAGAAGTACGAGCTTGTAGTTTTGTAG